Below is a genomic region from Plasmodium relictum strain SGS1 genome assembly, contig: PRELSG_00_v1_392, whole genome shotgun sequence.
ttttatttatgaattaacaaaaatccttttttttaaatatgtatttttattggGTTTCATTTTCAGTAAACTTTAAAAGCCTTTGGTTGGCATAATATAGTGCAAGCAACATATTTTCCATACCagcttcttttttttgattaaGACCAGTTTTATCATTATCTTTATATGTTATTTTACAAATGAAACGTAAAATTGATATAAttccatttattttatttattaaataacttGATACTTGAATACGTTTTATATCATCTTTTGTAGTAAccaataaatataaatttcttatattaagcttaattttttccattttacatttttctttttctatttgaGAGAGCAAATTTGACTGttgttctttatttaaaatattttttgttttatgtGAAATACATTTTCCTCTTAATGAACTTATACTGAATAATGATTTGCGTACTTCCATAATAATGGTTAActgttttttaataaataaaccTCCGATTAATTTCATAAGGGTTTTGTAAAGAgagaataaattatttgcaGTATCtttgttatttattaaattatagaAGAGCATTCTTTCCTTATTTTCGTCACTTAAATCTAAATTCAAAGTTTTAGATGCTTCATCATAGTAATGTAGAATATCCTTTTCTTcctctaataaaaaattataaattgtttctaaagaattttttttataaggtTTATTTATGTAAGgatttaatttttccttattttttacgtttccttttttaaa
It encodes:
- a CDS encoding fam-j protein, with protein sequence VQTIFYFFKKGNVKNKEKLNPYINKPYKKNSLETIYNFLLEEEKDILHYYDEASKTLNLDLSDENKERMLFYNLINNKDTANNLFSLYKTLMKLIGGLFIKKQLTIIMEVRKSLFSISSLRGKCISHKTKNILNKEQQSNLLSQIEKEKCKMEKIKLNIRNLYLLVTTKDDIKRIQVSSYLINKINGIISILRFICKITYKDNDKTGLNQKKEAGMENMLLALYYANQRLLKFTENETQ